The following coding sequences are from one Venturia canescens isolate UGA chromosome 5, ASM1945775v1, whole genome shotgun sequence window:
- the LOC122411081 gene encoding uncharacterized protein, with protein MTTSTTKEFTATTEEFTSNEEMDEFIAGDETIYFTGYIDSIEGSKLVGKGVKKVLYKFVVNNGKGRKMRVLMWEEVAKKYEASLRCRDIIRIWNGKALAVNPNFANASDDVIAVELSVQRSTRVDIMGQFKTEEQQCYTRVLLRNSTADSNQLIVVEGFIKVPFFTSTTGNSIYGMGAITDGQYKLRVHIAQYSDIESLGIGAHIEVRGEIRKDKFGSPYLQAKDMGQIIIVDSEIMSDAELRNGFRSIPQKRSHNVPEEEDGNQKNEKKIKSH; from the exons ATGACGACATCAACGACTAAAGAATTTACGGCGACGACAGAAGAATTCACAAGCAATGAAGAAATGGATGAATTCATCGCGGGAGACGAAACCAT cTACTTCACTGGATATATTGATAGTATTGAAGGCTCTAAACTGGTTGGCAAAGGTGTTAAGAAAGTTTTATACAAGTTCGTGGTGAACAACGGCAAAGGGAGGAAAATGCGGGTATTAATGTGGGAAGAGGTAGCGAAAAAGTACGAAGCTTCATTGCGTTGCAGAGAT ATAATAAGAATTTGGAACGGAAAAGCTTTAGCGGTGAATCCGAATTTCGCCAACGCAAGCGACGACGTTATTGCCGTAGAACTGTCGGTGCAACGTAGTACACGAGTAGATATCATGGGCCAATTCAAAACGGAAGAACAGCAATGTTACACAAGAGTTTTATTAAGGAATTCCACTGCCGACTCCAATCAACTTATTG TTGTCGAGGGTTTCATTAAAGTTCCATTTTTCACGTCAACCACTGGAAATTCCATCTACGGAATGGGGGCGATTACAGATGGACAGTATAAATTGCGTGTTCATATTGCCCAATACAGCGATATCGAAAGCCTCGGCATAGGAGCGCACATAGAAGTGAGAGGCGAAATAAGAAAGGATAAat TCGGTTCACCGTATCTGCAAGCGAAAGACATGGGTCAAATTATCATCGTTGATTCGGAAATAATGAGCGATGCTGAATTACGAAATGGTTTTCGATCGATACCACAAAAAAGATCCCATAATGTACCGGAAGAGGAAGATGGAAACCAGAAAAACGAAAAG aaaatcaaGAGTCATTGA